In one window of Poriferisphaera corsica DNA:
- the obgE gene encoding GTPase ObgE, which produces MIVDSAKIFVSSGKGGNGCLSFRREKYIAKGGPDGGDGGDGGSVILKASPDVETLLDFAGRHHWKADKGQPGMGKNMHGKAADDLTVNLPIGTLVYNDDTGELIVDLTDEGQEYTIAKGGKGGRGNDRFKTPTNQVPTEWEPGGEAEEFNLRFELKLIADVGLVGKPNAGKSTFLSAVSDATPKIADYPFTTLTPQLGIASIIGNRRLVIADIPGLIADAHLGTGLGHQFLRHVERTRLLLHIIEIEPTDNSDPIENYHTIRQELDAYSSILGDKPEVLALSKLDLLGTKEDQQVAIELIQDHLGTDRKIFPISSATGQGTEALLEECWRLLRDSRDRDQKGWGRDDEADAYDQREENDS; this is translated from the coding sequence ATGATTGTTGACTCCGCAAAAATCTTCGTCTCTTCTGGTAAAGGCGGTAATGGCTGCTTGTCGTTTCGTCGTGAAAAGTACATCGCCAAAGGCGGGCCTGATGGTGGTGATGGCGGTGATGGTGGCTCAGTTATTCTCAAAGCTTCGCCCGATGTAGAAACGTTGCTCGACTTTGCAGGCCGTCATCACTGGAAAGCGGATAAGGGGCAGCCGGGGATGGGCAAGAACATGCACGGTAAGGCGGCTGACGACCTGACAGTCAATCTGCCCATTGGCACGTTAGTGTACAACGATGATACCGGTGAATTGATTGTTGATCTGACCGATGAAGGGCAGGAATACACCATCGCCAAAGGTGGCAAGGGTGGTCGTGGGAACGATCGATTCAAGACGCCCACAAATCAAGTGCCGACCGAGTGGGAACCGGGCGGCGAAGCTGAAGAGTTTAATCTACGTTTTGAACTTAAACTGATCGCGGACGTTGGGCTTGTTGGCAAACCGAATGCAGGTAAATCAACATTCCTCTCAGCAGTTTCAGATGCAACACCTAAAATTGCTGATTACCCCTTTACGACATTAACACCACAGCTTGGTATTGCCTCAATTATTGGTAATCGGCGTTTGGTTATTGCCGACATCCCCGGCCTTATCGCGGATGCGCACCTTGGTACCGGTCTCGGACATCAATTCCTTCGCCACGTTGAGCGCACTCGTCTTTTGCTCCACATTATCGAAATTGAACCAACCGATAATTCGGATCCGATTGAGAATTATCACACGATTAGGCAAGAACTTGATGCTTACTCATCTATCTTGGGAGATAAGCCTGAAGTTCTCGCACTTTCTAAGCTGGATTTGTTGGGAACCAAGGAGGATCAGCAAGTAGCCATTGAGTTGATTCAAGATCATCTCGGCACTGATCGTAAGATTTTCCCGATTTCATCAGCAACAGGGCAGGGCACAGAAGCATTACTAGAAGAGTGTTGGCGTTTGCTTCGGGATTCACGTGATCGCGATCAAAAAGGTTGGGGGCGAGATGATGAGGCAGATGCATACGACCAGCGAGAAGAGAATGATTCGTAA
- a CDS encoding DUF481 domain-containing protein, which yields MKRLAILSLAASLLITSALSAETIVLTNGDTLSAVIKEVTPQGVIVQHPLLGQLIIPTENIESPKLSTGSITATALTKQLTKPQPTPEQKAEQKKQTLAREAAKADTEALLKETEEQFKPFRFTFLEDWEKSIQLGFNGNEGNSQTSNLNGGFKAKFENDDRRWDFDSAFFYGKADGKENKNQAFAQLTRDWKFTNSKLFIFAQTRYDYDTFQAFRHRIAPNTGLGYQIYDTDKFKLKTQIGSGFAYNFGDVDEKFVPEVTLGLNGSWNMNDNNTITGSTQFIPDVSDTLKDYRAISSLDWKIKMDTLTGLSLKFGLLHEYNTLTTDSNPKRSDLKYYGSLVYDF from the coding sequence ATGAAACGCCTCGCCATCCTATCGCTAGCCGCCTCGCTGCTCATCACCTCAGCCCTCTCAGCTGAAACCATCGTCCTCACCAATGGCGACACCCTCTCCGCAGTCATCAAAGAAGTCACCCCACAAGGCGTCATCGTCCAACACCCACTCCTTGGCCAACTCATCATCCCGACTGAAAATATCGAATCTCCAAAACTCTCCACCGGCTCCATCACCGCAACCGCACTCACCAAGCAACTCACCAAACCACAACCCACCCCAGAACAAAAAGCTGAACAAAAAAAACAAACCCTAGCCAGAGAAGCCGCCAAAGCCGACACCGAAGCGCTACTCAAAGAAACTGAAGAACAATTCAAACCCTTTAGATTCACCTTCCTCGAAGACTGGGAAAAATCCATCCAACTCGGCTTCAACGGCAACGAAGGCAACTCCCAAACCTCTAACTTAAACGGCGGATTCAAAGCCAAATTCGAAAACGATGACCGCCGCTGGGACTTCGACTCCGCCTTCTTCTACGGCAAAGCCGACGGCAAAGAAAACAAAAACCAAGCCTTCGCCCAACTCACACGCGACTGGAAATTCACAAACTCCAAACTCTTCATCTTCGCACAAACCCGCTACGACTACGACACCTTCCAAGCCTTCCGTCACCGCATCGCACCCAACACCGGCCTCGGTTACCAAATCTACGACACCGATAAATTCAAACTCAAAACCCAAATCGGTTCCGGCTTTGCCTACAACTTCGGCGACGTCGATGAAAAGTTTGTCCCCGAAGTAACCCTCGGCCTCAACGGCTCTTGGAACATGAACGATAACAACACCATCACCGGCTCAACTCAATTCATCCCCGACGTCTCCGACACACTCAAAGACTATCGCGCCATCTCCAGCCTCGACTGGAAAATCAAAATGGATACACTCACAGGCCTCTCCCTAAAATTCGGCCTCCTTCACGAATACAACACCCTAACCACCGACAGCAACCCCAAACGCTCAGACCTCAAATACTACGGTTCACTCGTCTACGACTTTTAA
- a CDS encoding spondin domain-containing protein, whose protein sequence is MLKKVKTAFVTSMVAGTFGVMGVANASGIEVTVENLAASNGFFLTPTWVGFHDGSFDVYDTDAKASAGLERLAEDGNTSVLSSEFAAVTTRGAGGVDDVIFDGGPIAPGTSASKMFDGLDKLDNRYFSYAAMVIPTNDAFIANGSPSAYALFNDAGEFTGPIVINIYGKDVLDAGTEVNDEFGVAFLTGTGGQTSADQGSVESNLVGAHAGLLDGGNILGGTTAAGTVFGDDIIGSDTLLARITINQLPEPSSLGLLGLAGLAIVGRRRKTQG, encoded by the coding sequence ATGTTGAAGAAAGTAAAAACGGCGTTTGTTACATCAATGGTTGCGGGAACGTTTGGCGTGATGGGTGTGGCGAATGCGTCAGGAATTGAAGTGACGGTCGAAAATCTTGCGGCGAGCAATGGATTCTTTTTAACGCCGACATGGGTTGGATTCCATGATGGCTCGTTTGATGTTTATGATACGGATGCAAAAGCAAGTGCGGGTTTGGAGAGATTGGCAGAGGATGGTAATACATCGGTTCTGTCGAGTGAGTTTGCTGCGGTGACGACGCGTGGTGCGGGCGGTGTTGATGATGTGATTTTTGACGGCGGGCCGATTGCACCGGGTACAAGTGCGAGCAAGATGTTCGATGGTTTGGATAAATTGGATAACCGCTACTTTTCATATGCGGCAATGGTCATTCCAACGAACGATGCGTTTATTGCTAATGGATCTCCATCTGCATATGCACTATTTAATGATGCGGGTGAATTTACAGGCCCGATCGTGATTAATATTTATGGTAAAGATGTGTTGGATGCTGGTACGGAAGTGAACGATGAGTTTGGCGTTGCGTTTTTGACAGGTACAGGTGGCCAAACGTCGGCTGATCAAGGAAGTGTTGAGAGTAATCTGGTAGGCGCACATGCGGGCTTGCTTGATGGTGGTAATATTCTTGGCGGTACGACTGCTGCGGGTACTGTGTTTGGTGATGACATTATTGGTTCGGATACGTTATTAGCACGTATTACGATTAATCAACTGCCGGAGCCGTCATCATTGGGGCTGCTTGGCTTGGCTGGTTTGGCGATTGTGGGACGTCGTCGAAAAACTCAAGGCTAA
- the rpmA gene encoding 50S ribosomal protein L27 — MAHKKGQGSTKNGRDSNPQYRGIKLYGGQTAKAGSIIVRQCGTKFKPGYQVGMGKDYTLFALTEGVIEFQGKKVHVRSA; from the coding sequence ATGGCACATAAAAAAGGTCAAGGTTCAACCAAGAACGGTCGTGATTCAAACCCACAATACCGCGGCATTAAGCTCTACGGTGGCCAGACTGCAAAAGCTGGTTCTATCATCGTTCGCCAATGCGGCACCAAGTTCAAGCCTGGCTACCAAGTCGGCATGGGTAAAGACTACACCCTCTTCGCTCTGACCGAAGGTGTCATCGAATTCCAGGGTAAAAAAGTCCACGTCCGCTCTGCCTAA
- a CDS encoding NAD-dependent epimerase/dehydratase family protein, with product MKILLTGIAGILGATVARALDALGHEIIAVDNRPNPSVPMRVYLCDLAAPNLRLPEVETVDAVIHLANLPNMIGKQPNEVLIQNNAINANVFHMAAISGVKRVVFASSIQAIAGYEAKWTIQDFPSPRMTYLPLDSNMPQNPGSNWYALSKVHAELMLENLAMEYPGRTFIAARFPWILTELLHWKYMTDSINHQSYPILNYLEGFTYLSVTDAATFVLKCLDSELVGYHNYLPSQCFRFSDVSHKRVFHDFFASIPRRNESNLPNTTVDIRKITDEIGWEPLHPQCRVPLEPIVAKYFPHLGSAIAP from the coding sequence ATGAAAATTCTTCTCACAGGGATAGCAGGCATTTTGGGGGCAACAGTCGCAAGAGCGCTTGATGCGTTAGGACATGAGATTATTGCGGTCGACAATAGGCCCAATCCTTCAGTACCGATGCGTGTCTATCTTTGCGATTTAGCAGCCCCTAATTTACGTTTGCCAGAGGTCGAAACGGTCGACGCTGTAATACATTTGGCGAACCTCCCGAACATGATTGGAAAGCAACCAAATGAGGTCTTAATTCAGAATAACGCGATTAATGCCAATGTATTTCACATGGCAGCAATTTCAGGTGTGAAGCGTGTTGTTTTTGCTTCTTCGATTCAAGCAATCGCCGGTTATGAAGCAAAATGGACGATTCAAGATTTTCCAAGCCCCCGAATGACATATTTACCTCTAGATTCGAACATGCCGCAAAATCCCGGATCGAATTGGTATGCTTTGTCGAAAGTGCATGCGGAGTTGATGCTTGAAAATTTGGCGATGGAATATCCGGGTCGCACGTTTATTGCCGCAAGATTTCCATGGATTCTTACTGAATTACTTCATTGGAAATATATGACAGATAGCATTAATCATCAGTCATACCCCATACTGAATTATCTAGAGGGGTTTACGTATCTCTCAGTTACTGATGCGGCTACTTTTGTGCTTAAATGCCTTGATTCTGAACTGGTGGGATATCATAACTATCTGCCATCACAGTGTTTTCGTTTTTCAGATGTGTCACATAAACGCGTATTCCACGACTTTTTCGCAAGTATTCCACGACGAAATGAATCAAATCTCCCCAATACAACGGTTGATATTCGGAAAATTACGGATGAAATTGGCTGGGAGCCGCTTCATCCGCAGTGTCGCGTGCCGTTAGAGCCGATTGTTGCCAAATACTTTCCGCACTTGGGGTCTGCAATCGCCCCTTAA
- the dapB gene encoding 4-hydroxy-tetrahydrodipicolinate reductase, producing the protein MTKVAIFGANGRMGRRLVALATEMEGLSVVAGVDGAGSPQIGEDIGVLAGVGELGVPLTDQLCGDVEVDVVIDFSVPAALAGVIEECCKRKLPLVIGTTGIGDEHQAMIDEAGQRIPIIWASNFSLVVNVLNVLAGKAAQLLGSDFDIEIMEAHHRFKKDAPSGTAITLAKHICDASDHDFDRDVVFERHGDDCLRQPNEITIQTLRVGDHPGEHTAYFATLGERLEIKHVSTSRDSYVIGALKAAKWLSLQSAGRYTMSDVLKLDRV; encoded by the coding sequence ATGACTAAAGTCGCAATATTTGGCGCAAATGGCCGTATGGGTCGTCGATTGGTGGCTCTAGCAACAGAGATGGAGGGATTATCTGTTGTGGCTGGGGTTGATGGTGCCGGCTCGCCACAGATCGGTGAGGATATTGGAGTGTTGGCAGGTGTTGGTGAGTTGGGCGTACCACTAACGGACCAATTGTGTGGGGATGTAGAAGTGGATGTTGTGATTGATTTCTCGGTTCCTGCAGCGTTGGCTGGGGTGATTGAGGAGTGTTGTAAGCGGAAGTTGCCGCTTGTAATCGGTACGACTGGGATCGGGGATGAGCATCAAGCCATGATTGATGAAGCGGGTCAGCGGATTCCGATTATTTGGGCGTCGAATTTTTCGTTGGTGGTTAACGTGCTGAACGTGCTTGCTGGTAAGGCGGCTCAATTACTCGGTTCAGATTTTGATATTGAGATTATGGAAGCACATCATCGCTTTAAGAAGGATGCACCATCAGGGACCGCGATCACGCTTGCAAAGCATATCTGTGATGCGAGTGATCATGATTTTGATCGAGATGTTGTTTTTGAGCGCCATGGTGACGATTGCCTTCGTCAGCCCAATGAGATTACGATTCAGACGCTACGTGTTGGTGATCATCCGGGCGAGCATACTGCGTATTTCGCGACTCTCGGTGAACGATTGGAAATCAAGCATGTCTCAACATCACGTGATTCGTATGTGATTGGAGCGTTGAAAGCGGCAAAGTGGTTATCGCTACAGAGTGCGGGGCGATATACGATGTCGGATGTACTAAAGCTTGATCGTGTCTAA
- a CDS encoding tetratricopeptide repeat protein translates to MALFGKKTEDQTKTKSKPKASGFKRDLKKARRFFEHANTYADSRNYDGAIEMYISGLKHDPDNMQVHDALLDVAKRRKVGGGKPASFMEKMKGGGSTPIEKMLHAEKIWLKDMLNCDLMADFMKNAVDSVEEDNDDLMIEDVAYWIGSQLIDFNTQQKKSDKLYKTALELFAEIGAYDKAVEASKWLVRNNSNNDKLRFQLKQLEAAEYSMRRDSGSGSFRDNIRDEEGQAITEIENATTVTLSQLDQLIAAKRADVEEEPNDTDRKLKLADALLRKEEMDSENEAIDIYQSVFDETSQYRYKVKIGDILMKQTNRKIRALREQLQDDTSNEQLKKDYQEARKQQLVFDLKEYDERVKNYPTDLGLKFELGRRQHQAGMIDDAIGTFQIAKQDPKRRSIASYFLGDCYLKKGWADEAIDTLKEGIQNHKVPDDRIALDLNYLLMDALEKAATKKENVELAKEARDIGSNILQANINYRDIKDRMNKLRALVDKLS, encoded by the coding sequence TTGGCTCTATTCGGCAAGAAAACTGAAGATCAAACCAAGACGAAGTCCAAACCAAAAGCCAGCGGCTTCAAACGCGACCTCAAAAAAGCACGACGCTTCTTCGAGCACGCAAACACCTATGCTGACTCACGCAACTACGATGGTGCCATCGAAATGTACATCAGTGGTCTAAAGCATGACCCTGACAACATGCAGGTTCATGACGCATTGCTCGACGTTGCCAAACGCCGCAAAGTCGGTGGCGGCAAACCCGCTTCCTTCATGGAAAAAATGAAAGGCGGCGGCTCCACCCCTATCGAAAAAATGCTTCACGCCGAAAAAATTTGGCTCAAGGATATGCTCAACTGCGATCTCATGGCCGATTTCATGAAAAACGCAGTCGACTCCGTTGAAGAAGACAACGACGATCTCATGATCGAAGACGTTGCCTATTGGATCGGGTCACAGCTCATCGATTTCAACACCCAACAAAAGAAAAGCGACAAGCTCTACAAAACCGCCTTGGAGCTTTTTGCTGAAATCGGCGCTTATGACAAAGCCGTCGAAGCCTCCAAATGGCTCGTACGCAACAACTCCAACAACGACAAACTTCGTTTCCAACTCAAACAACTCGAAGCTGCTGAATACAGTATGAGACGTGATAGCGGCAGCGGCTCCTTCCGTGACAACATCCGTGACGAAGAAGGCCAAGCCATCACTGAAATCGAAAACGCAACCACCGTCACACTCTCCCAACTCGATCAGCTCATTGCCGCCAAACGTGCTGATGTCGAAGAAGAACCCAACGACACCGACCGTAAACTCAAACTCGCAGATGCGCTTCTCCGCAAAGAAGAAATGGACTCGGAAAACGAAGCCATCGACATCTACCAATCTGTCTTCGATGAAACCAGTCAATATCGCTACAAAGTTAAAATTGGCGATATCCTCATGAAGCAGACCAACCGCAAAATCCGTGCACTCCGCGAGCAACTCCAAGACGACACCAGCAACGAGCAGCTCAAGAAGGATTACCAAGAAGCACGTAAGCAGCAGCTTGTCTTTGATCTCAAAGAATACGATGAACGCGTTAAGAATTACCCAACCGACCTGGGCCTCAAGTTCGAACTGGGTCGTCGCCAACATCAGGCAGGCATGATCGATGATGCCATCGGCACATTCCAGATCGCCAAACAAGATCCCAAACGCCGTTCTATCGCGTCTTACTTCCTCGGCGACTGCTACCTCAAAAAAGGCTGGGCCGACGAAGCCATCGACACCCTCAAGGAAGGTATTCAGAACCACAAGGTACCCGACGACCGCATCGCACTCGACCTAAACTATCTCCTCATGGATGCACTTGAAAAAGCCGCAACTAAGAAGGAAAACGTAGAACTCGCCAAAGAAGCACGTGATATCGGCTCGAACATCCTTCAAGCCAACATCAACTACCGCGACATTAAAGACCGCATGAATAAACTTCGCGCTCTCGTCGATAAGCTTTCTTAA
- the kdsB gene encoding 3-deoxy-manno-octulosonate cytidylyltransferase, translated as MSARAIAIIPARYDSTRFPGKPLANKTGKPLIQHVIEQVRRTKRVVRIIVATDDQRIFDAVTDCGSEAMMTRKDHPNGTSRIAEVVEKLKAEYHSKSEIMPQIIVNVQGDEPEVEPDVIDTLINGLHDDTNAPMATLASDFAPNEDPSNPNIVKLITNLKGHAIYFSRSLIPHNRDGDTPLKPLKHPGLYAYRPDFLNTYINLEPTPLENAEKLEQLRPLEHGYPIAIIKANVQHHGIDTPEQYEAFVNRFNSQ; from the coding sequence ATGTCCGCACGAGCAATCGCCATCATCCCAGCCCGCTACGACTCAACCCGCTTCCCCGGCAAGCCCCTTGCAAACAAAACCGGCAAACCATTGATACAACACGTCATCGAGCAAGTCCGCCGCACAAAACGTGTCGTACGCATCATCGTTGCCACTGATGATCAACGCATCTTTGACGCCGTCACAGATTGCGGCTCAGAAGCCATGATGACTCGCAAAGACCATCCCAACGGCACATCGCGTATCGCCGAAGTCGTCGAAAAGCTCAAAGCTGAATACCACTCAAAAAGCGAAATCATGCCTCAAATCATCGTCAACGTGCAAGGCGATGAACCTGAAGTAGAGCCCGACGTCATCGATACGCTCATCAACGGCTTGCACGACGATACCAACGCACCCATGGCAACCCTTGCCTCAGATTTTGCCCCAAACGAAGACCCCTCAAACCCCAACATCGTCAAGCTCATCACCAACCTTAAAGGCCACGCCATCTACTTCTCACGCTCACTCATCCCTCACAACCGTGACGGCGACACCCCACTCAAACCACTCAAGCACCCCGGACTGTACGCATACCGCCCAGATTTCCTCAACACTTACATTAATCTCGAACCCACACCGCTCGAAAACGCCGAAAAACTCGAGCAACTCCGCCCCCTCGAACACGGCTACCCAATCGCCATCATCAAAGCCAACGTCCAACACCACGGTATCGATACCCCCGAGCAATACGAAGCCTTCGTCAATCGCTTCAACAGCCAATAA
- a CDS encoding CTP synthase, whose product MPTKQTNQDTQDLLTKAGHQTQDSEFFNPIPEGYIKGRHKYVVVLGTVISGLGKGIFSSSLAKLLKDKGLSIAPIKMEGYLNIDSGTLNPYRHGEVFVLDDGLETDMDLGTYERILDQNLTRDNYTTSGQIYRTVLDRERSGGYLGRDVQMIPHVTGEVKYRLRELALKQRADVIFIEVGGTVGDYENSFYIEALRELAFEEGEKAVSFVALTYVIEPPALGEQKSKAAQLGLKKLMEAGIQPDIIAVRAQKPVEASACQKIAMFSNVPIKRVFSMHDRDSIYSIPDAMRESGLDSQILTMLNLHDRVNVVHEDEARISWRNYIKKLNSKRPHKIKIGITGKYAALRDAYASIDKAIEHCATHLGADIELDWLDTTQIAPDDIPAALKKFDGIVVPGGFGHRGTESKIACIKYCRENKVPYLGICLGFQMAVVEFARNVCNLKDAASTEFDQKTAAPVIDFLPEQKQIEGLGGNMRLGGKDVLVKPQTLAAKLYDDHYTSKPHADGFTIRERFRHRYEVDPNFIEKLESNGLIFSGRHPEQPIMQILELPKDTHPYFIGAQFHPELTSRPLNPQPMFLGLVAAAMKHANPDIDTEALLNSWDIRSKA is encoded by the coding sequence ATGCCCACCAAACAAACCAACCAAGACACACAAGACCTACTCACCAAGGCTGGCCACCAAACTCAGGACTCGGAGTTTTTCAACCCCATCCCCGAGGGCTACATCAAAGGCCGCCACAAGTACGTCGTCGTCCTTGGAACCGTCATTTCCGGACTCGGCAAAGGGATTTTCTCATCCTCCCTCGCCAAATTACTCAAAGATAAAGGCCTCTCCATCGCTCCAATCAAAATGGAAGGCTATCTCAACATCGACTCCGGTACCCTCAACCCATACCGTCATGGCGAAGTCTTCGTCCTCGATGACGGCCTCGAAACCGACATGGACCTCGGGACCTACGAACGCATCCTCGACCAAAATCTCACACGTGACAATTACACCACATCCGGCCAAATCTACCGCACCGTCCTCGACCGTGAACGCTCTGGCGGATATCTCGGCCGTGACGTTCAAATGATCCCACACGTCACCGGCGAGGTGAAATACCGCCTACGTGAACTCGCCCTCAAGCAGCGTGCAGACGTCATCTTCATCGAAGTCGGCGGCACAGTTGGCGACTACGAAAACTCCTTCTATATCGAAGCACTCCGCGAACTCGCCTTCGAAGAGGGCGAAAAAGCCGTCTCCTTCGTGGCACTCACTTACGTCATCGAGCCCCCTGCCCTCGGCGAGCAAAAGTCCAAAGCCGCACAGCTCGGCCTCAAAAAACTCATGGAAGCAGGCATCCAGCCTGACATCATCGCTGTCCGCGCTCAAAAACCTGTCGAAGCATCCGCATGCCAGAAAATCGCCATGTTCTCAAACGTGCCCATCAAGCGCGTTTTCTCCATGCATGACCGCGATTCCATCTACTCCATCCCCGATGCCATGCGCGAGTCCGGCCTCGACTCACAAATCCTCACCATGCTCAACCTCCACGACCGCGTCAACGTCGTACATGAAGACGAAGCACGCATCAGCTGGCGCAACTACATCAAAAAACTCAACAGCAAACGCCCACACAAAATCAAAATCGGTATCACCGGCAAATACGCCGCTCTCCGCGACGCATACGCCTCCATCGACAAAGCCATCGAACATTGCGCCACACACCTCGGCGCAGACATCGAACTCGATTGGCTCGACACCACACAAATCGCGCCCGACGACATCCCCGCTGCACTCAAAAAATTCGACGGCATCGTCGTACCCGGCGGCTTCGGACATCGCGGCACAGAATCCAAAATCGCATGCATCAAATACTGCCGTGAAAACAAAGTCCCATACCTCGGCATTTGTCTCGGCTTCCAAATGGCTGTCGTCGAATTCGCCCGCAACGTCTGCAATCTCAAAGACGCTGCTTCCACCGAATTCGACCAAAAAACCGCAGCACCCGTCATCGACTTTCTCCCTGAACAAAAACAAATCGAAGGTCTCGGCGGCAACATGCGACTCGGCGGCAAAGACGTCCTTGTCAAACCACAAACACTCGCCGCCAAGCTCTACGACGATCACTACACCTCCAAACCTCACGCCGACGGCTTCACCATCCGTGAACGCTTCCGCCATCGCTACGAAGTCGACCCCAACTTCATCGAAAAGCTCGAATCCAACGGTCTCATCTTCTCTGGCCGTCATCCCGAGCAACCCATCATGCAAATACTCGAACTACCCAAAGACACACACCCCTACTTCATCGGCGCACAGTTCCACCCCGAACTCACCAGCCGCCCTCTCAACCCACAACCGATGTTCCTTGGTCTTGTCGCTGCTGCAATGAAGCACGCCAACCCTGACATCGATACCGAAGCCTTGCTCAATAGCTGGGATATTCGCTCCAAGGCATAA
- a CDS encoding MraY family glycosyltransferase, whose translation MIWICLSFIAISFLIGFPILAVILYASRRVGLLDQVGLESHKRHQVPVPNTGGLGIFWAVAIPMILVLFGIWIIQPETYAEYVPQLYAHLPGLRSRTSMGGVVLIALAVLHLMGIIDDRKPLGPYIKLAVQLSVSAALVIVADMRVLQFLETPELLGGLGYVISIVVSIVWFTVIINAFNMLDNMDGLSAGVAMICTAIYLSATIISGQWFVASLAAMLLGALLAFLCFNFPPAKMFMGDGGSLVIGMLIGVLSVRTTYFDPASVVRPGHWYGVLMPLMILAIPLYDFVSVTLIRLAQGRSPFTGDHQHFSHRLVAKGLSRRAAVLIIWLCTVVTGLSGIMLGTLDKWQAILAAINSLAVIVLLAILEHTTSRADRLN comes from the coding sequence ATGATCTGGATCTGTTTATCATTTATTGCGATATCATTTTTGATCGGTTTTCCGATTCTTGCTGTCATTTTGTACGCATCACGGCGAGTAGGGCTGCTTGATCAGGTTGGTTTAGAATCACATAAGCGACATCAAGTACCCGTTCCAAATACCGGTGGGCTTGGGATTTTTTGGGCGGTAGCGATCCCGATGATCCTTGTACTGTTTGGTATCTGGATTATTCAGCCCGAGACCTATGCGGAGTATGTGCCGCAGTTGTATGCACATTTGCCGGGGCTAAGATCGCGTACATCTATGGGAGGGGTGGTGCTGATTGCATTAGCGGTATTACATTTGATGGGGATAATTGACGATCGTAAGCCGTTGGGACCGTACATTAAACTGGCCGTGCAGTTATCCGTTTCAGCTGCATTGGTGATTGTTGCTGATATGCGTGTGTTGCAGTTTCTCGAGACGCCAGAATTGTTGGGCGGCTTGGGCTATGTCATTTCGATTGTGGTTTCGATCGTTTGGTTTACCGTGATTATTAATGCGTTCAACATGCTTGATAATATGGATGGATTGTCAGCTGGTGTGGCGATGATATGTACCGCGATCTATCTATCGGCAACCATTATCAGTGGGCAGTGGTTTGTCGCATCGTTAGCGGCGATGTTACTGGGTGCGTTACTTGCATTTCTTTGCTTTAACTTTCCGCCAGCGAAGATGTTTATGGGGGATGGCGGATCTTTGGTGATTGGGATGCTGATCGGTGTACTGTCTGTTCGTACGACATACTTTGATCCTGCGTCTGTGGTGAGGCCGGGTCATTGGTATGGCGTTTTGATGCCGTTAATGATTTTGGCGATTCCGCTTTATGACTTTGTTTCTGTCACCTTGATTCGGTTGGCACAGGGGCGCTCTCCATTTACTGGAGATCATCAACACTTTTCACATCGGCTTGTGGCGAAGGGTTTATCGCGTCGTGCTGCGGTACTGATTATTTGGCTATGTACTGTTGTGACCGGGTTGTCGGGAATAATGCTTGGCACTTTGGATAAATGGCAAGCAATATTGGCGGCTATTAATTCATTGGCTGTGATCGTATTGCTCGCGATTCTAGAGCATACAACATCACGGGCTGATCGTCTCAATTGA